In the Gaiellales bacterium genome, one interval contains:
- a CDS encoding ferritin-like domain-containing protein produces the protein MELKTLDDVLETELKDLYSAEKQLVEALPDIAQAASSKDLTKAINEHLEETRGHVKRLEDVFEAIGIQPESEHCDGMEGLISEGSEVAEADGDGDARDAALIGAAQRVEHYEIAAYGTARTLAQQLGHTDAAKLLSETLDEESAADEKLTKIAEKSVNQAAAR, from the coding sequence ATGGAGCTGAAGACGCTCGACGATGTGCTCGAGACAGAGCTGAAGGATCTCTACAGCGCTGAGAAGCAGCTGGTGGAGGCGCTCCCTGACATCGCCCAGGCGGCCTCGTCGAAGGATCTGACGAAGGCCATCAACGAGCATCTCGAGGAGACCCGCGGACACGTGAAGCGGCTCGAAGATGTGTTCGAGGCGATCGGCATCCAGCCCGAGAGCGAGCACTGCGACGGGATGGAGGGCCTGATCAGCGAGGGCTCCGAGGTCGCAGAGGCCGACGGCGACGGCGACGCACGCGACGCTGCCCTGATCGGCGCGGCCCAGCGGGTCGAACACTACGAGATCGCGGCCTACGGCACCGCGCGGACCCTGGCCCAGCAGCTGGGGCACACCGACGCGGCGAAGCTCCTCAGCGAGACCCTCGACGAGGAGTCGGCGGCCGACGAGAAGCTGACCAAGATCGCGGAGAAGTCGGTCAACCAGGCAGCTGCTCGCTAA